TCTGTTAAAAAGACCAATGCAGGGATTTATAAGGAGATATGCGATTTCTGCAAGGTGAAAGGTGTTGCCGTTCCCAAGTGGGATAAACGAGCGATGTCCGTACTGCTTATCAAGTATAATGCAATAGGCTTATCGAGAACAGAGCCAATAAGCATAACCTACCAACTCGATAAACGATGCAAGACTCTACCCGAAAAGGTATCGTTGGCCTATTTTATAAAGGTGCTCGATATGCAGGAACAATATAAAGCCGTTACGGAACGAGCAGAACAAGCAAAACAGTTTAAGGAAGAGTTCAAAGGTTTTGAGTTTTAGATAGTCAGCAAATAAATCATCCATATCCAGCCCTCATGCTTACGCATGCAGTGCTTTTCCCATTTAATAAGAATAAGAATATGACATAGTTTGCGGATATTTGATTTATATAGACCTTATTAATTGTGTCATCAGCTATTAATCAAATATTTATATAAAATCAAAAGTATCTGTGTTCTAAAATATTCACTATATTTGCAATAAAGAATTTTACTCAAACTTATCTAACCATGAGACGACAATTTATACTTGACAAAGAGATTGTCCTAAATGAGCAAACCGATTTGTTAAATACAGCGGGATATGCCAAAAATATAACTAAAATAATCCAGAATGCCCCTCAAGGGCGTGTATTTACCATCGGTCTTTTTGGAAGTTGGGGGTCAGGAAAATCATCAATTATTGAAACCGTAAGAGAGAATTTGACAAAGAATAGAAAGTCAAAAGTCAAATTCATATCTTATGATGCGTGGAAATACGTTAATGATTCTTTCAGAAGAATGTTTTTGTTTGAAGTTCAAAGAGGGCTTGGACATCAAAGAACGTCCCTAATGGATAAGTTCTATCAAAATAGTAGTCAAGATATAGATGTCAAGACATTAGTGTCCCGTTAAAATTGGGACGAAGTTAATATTAATCAAATAGTCCCTCCAAGAGGGGATAATCGAGTTCTTTGACATCGTTGAAATTAGTCTTTTCGAAGAGATCTCTCAGTGGAGTCTTATCCGTTAGTGAGATGCTCAAAATCTGCAGGACCTCATAAGTTGACCGCTTTAGTCGCATGTCGTGTTGGACGATGGCGACAAGGCAATAAGTTATGATTGCAGAGCAAATTTGTATTCTGACAGCGTTCTCTGTAGTGCCCCAGAATTTCTTAATCTTGAGGTGCTGCTTGAGCCACTTGAAGAACAACTCAATCTGCCATCGGTTCTTGTAGAGATTAGCAATTTCGAGAGCGGTAAGATGGAATGCATTCGTCAAAAATGCGAAGTCTCTGTCTTGCTCGTCATCGTGAAATCTCACAAGTCGCAGCCTCTCAGGAAACTTCTTCTGTGTGTTCACATCCGTGAGTTCAATAACGGAATCAGAAAGCACATTCTTAGGCAATCTACGTTTCCATTTCGTACACTTGTACTGTAAGTTCTTCTTCGCCCGAACCACGAAGTATGATTCATTAAGACAAATCTTGTAGAGTTCCTTGAATGCATTGTAACCACGGTCAAATACGTAGTAAGAACCTGATTCATAGGGAATCTCCTTCATTGCCTTTGAATCGTGTACCGATGCAGTCGT
This Alistipes shahii WAL 8301 DNA region includes the following protein-coding sequences:
- a CDS encoding KAP family NTPase codes for the protein MRRQFILDKEIVLNEQTDLLNTAGYAKNITKIIQNAPQGRVFTIGLFGSWGSGKSSIIETVRENLTKNRKSKVKFISYDAWKYVNDSFRRMFLFEVQRGLGHQRTSLMDKFYQNSSQDIDVKTLVSR
- a CDS encoding IS4 family transposase, which translates into the protein MNKDKYVFAQLVAFLDNNKFRHLVDKYDGNRYVKNFTCWNQLMALMFGQLCNRESLRDVVVALETHQSKCYHLGMGRNPIAKTTFATANQNRDYRIFEDFAFFMMEQARKKRATDIFKLKGNVYAFDSTTIPLCLSVFWWAKFRKKKGGVKAHVLYDLESQVSAFFHITTASVHDSKAMKEIPYESGSYYVFDRGYNAFKELYKICLNESYFVVRAKKNLQYKCTKWKRRLPKNVLSDSVIELTDVNTQKKFPERLRLVRFHDDEQDRDFAFLTNAFHLTALEIANLYKNRWQIELFFKWLKQHLKIKKFWGTTENAVRIQICSAIITYCLVAIVQHDMRLKRSTYEVLQILSISLTDKTPLRDLFEKTNFNDVKELDYPLLEGLFD